Within Sphingopyxis macrogoltabida, the genomic segment GTTGCCGGTTCCGGATTTCCGATCGACACTCGCCTTCTCCTTCACGAGGGATGATCCAAACGGGAGCGAGGACTTGCGAAAGGCGCTGTCTACCTTTGGAGTTTCGGATGACTGATGGCTTTGGTTCGTTCAACGGAGTCCATTGCTTGGCTGGGAGCGACCAATCGATCTGTTGAAGGAGGATCGATGACAGAAGGTGGCGTGCGCGGCGCAGACGGTTTTCGGGGATCCGCGACGCTGCGCAGGACGCGTGTTTGTTGACGGACGAGTTAATTAGTCATATATGACGAATAGAATCGTATAAATGGTCATATATGGTAGGTTGTCATGGGATCGTCCAAGACTGGACCGGCGCTTGAGCGGCTAGGTCAAGATATCCGAAATGCGCGGCTTCGGCGCGGTATTGCCGCGGCGGATCTCGCTGTGCGCGCCGGAACGTCGCCGAGTTCCGTTGCCCGTCTCGAAAAGGGCGATCCGGGTGTCGCGATTGGCACGCTGGCAGACGTGCTCGTCACTCTGGGGCTTGTCGAACGGCTCGCTGACTTGATTGATATCCGCAAGGACGATCTGGGGCTGGCGCTAGCGACGGAAAATGGGCCGCGCCGAGGTCGTTCCTTCGCGTCGAGGCTCCGAAAGCAGAAGACCCAACCGGCAGGCAGTCGGGATGGCAAGGATATTGTCGACCCTGACGGAGCGTCGTTCTGATGGCCGATTTGTCCGCGCGCGTCGGCCTTGGCGAAGGCCTGACACCGGTCGGTCAGCTGCGCTTTACCCAAGCCGGATCGCGGCAGTTCTCGACGTTTGCCTATGATCCGGCCTGGATCGAAAATCCTCGCGCTTTTGCGATCCAGCCGGACATTCCCCTCGACGCAGGCCCCTTTCATACATCCGGCCAACCTGGACATATGCACGACGCATTGGCCGGCGTTTTCGCGGACGCGGCGCCCGATGCATGGGGGCGCCGGCTTCTCGAACGCGCTTATGGCAACGGTCTCAACGAGTTCGAGTATCTGACGCTCGCGGACGACGCTTGCCGGCAGGGGGCGTTGCGCTTTCTGAATGACGAGGGCGAAGTCATTCGCGGCAAGGCAGCGGACGCCGTTCCCCGTCTGATTGATCTCGAAGCCCTTACCGCAATCGCCCGCGCATATGAGCAGGGCAAAGAGATTTCGCCCCAGGACATG encodes:
- a CDS encoding helix-turn-helix domain-containing protein; translation: MGSSKTGPALERLGQDIRNARLRRGIAAADLAVRAGTSPSSVARLEKGDPGVAIGTLADVLVTLGLVERLADLIDIRKDDLGLALATENGPRRGRSFASRLRKQKTQPAGSRDGKDIVDPDGASF